In one Pseudomonas sp. MM211 genomic region, the following are encoded:
- a CDS encoding helix-turn-helix domain-containing protein yields MATNAALQYPFATPASLKLPASTGTFLKLPHTILSATRFVSLNTGELLPLSANDKIIFLQMKGRHDYFKTQGGEYFDSQQSIADACGVSVATVKRTIQALRDHGYLTVKASMGSNRYTFVADLKVSMAETAPVLPQAANDARIVEDENQPDFRVLEYRGEQSDPMVDGPPEWCTEDVPDWA; encoded by the coding sequence ATGGCTACCAATGCCGCTCTGCAATATCCCTTCGCTACACCGGCTTCCCTGAAGCTCCCTGCCTCAACAGGCACTTTTCTGAAGCTCCCACATACCATCCTGAGTGCTACGCGATTCGTATCGCTGAACACGGGTGAGCTGCTGCCGTTGAGTGCCAACGACAAAATCATTTTCCTGCAGATGAAAGGTCGTCACGACTACTTCAAGACTCAAGGCGGCGAGTACTTTGATTCCCAGCAGTCCATAGCCGACGCTTGCGGCGTATCAGTCGCTACGGTGAAGCGCACGATTCAGGCTCTACGCGATCATGGCTATTTAACCGTGAAGGCCAGTATGGGCAGCAATCGATACACGTTCGTTGCTGACCTGAAAGTCAGCATGGCTGAGACAGCTCCAGTGCTCCCGCAAGCCGCTAATGATGCACGTATCGTAGAGGATGAGAATCAACCTGATTTCCGAGTCCTTGAGTATCGGGGAGAGCAGTCCGACCCTATGGTCGATGGCCCGCCTGAATGGTGTACGGAGGACGTCCCTGACTGGGCTTAG
- the drt4 gene encoding antiviral reverse transcriptase Drt4 codes for MKSLAITNEAKIPPWFEDRSFQEGLTRWNYFPNQKDAASELPPSICTKRFTPEIASLLAIEKSGSERGIQGFDVTEYRATRYNNIPRSLGLIHPLAYSKIFSALASHKTDIEDAMRDENSQIQMGYHLDGRIFIMNYEDQDKKSETVINQCFGKKFLAHSDISNCFGSVYTHSLEWAEFGLEQAKANLTIKPPIKSWSAKLDSALQLSKRKETIGIPIGPASSSIAVEIILASVDKNLREDFNFVRYIDDYTAFCSSHDEAQRFIQSLDKEISKFRLTLSLSKTSIVELPEPLEDNWIAQLMTSFPIMELEKEKLTIPNTRDAIRFLDYAVQLNNRTPDASVIKYATSAVAHRVTGHTAYRVFQYILSLCWHYPVLLPYLEKIDLEITEFITDDIIEKLNAIIKVNAAHRRSDGICWCLYYLERLESSPSDESADEIIKCRDSVSITMLSRFDEHIEKVKLYANELISKHIYERDQNWLLLYQLYYLGMVANAYPDENTFELLKFHEVDFFSNTEESKAENYCQIAYHPFADLENIVPYTEWLKTL; via the coding sequence ATGAAAAGCCTTGCAATAACGAATGAAGCTAAAATTCCTCCATGGTTTGAAGATCGTTCATTCCAAGAAGGTCTTACTCGATGGAACTATTTTCCGAACCAAAAAGACGCCGCAAGTGAATTACCACCCAGTATATGCACTAAACGGTTCACTCCTGAAATTGCTAGTTTATTAGCGATAGAAAAATCAGGCAGCGAAAGAGGAATACAGGGCTTTGACGTAACTGAGTACAGAGCGACGCGCTATAACAATATCCCTAGATCCCTTGGCCTCATACACCCGCTAGCATACTCTAAGATATTTAGCGCCTTAGCTTCGCACAAAACAGACATCGAAGATGCGATGCGTGATGAAAATAGTCAAATCCAGATGGGGTACCACCTAGATGGACGTATTTTCATCATGAATTACGAAGACCAAGATAAGAAATCAGAAACAGTCATAAATCAATGCTTCGGGAAAAAATTTTTAGCACACTCGGATATATCCAACTGCTTCGGGTCTGTGTACACCCACTCTCTGGAGTGGGCAGAGTTCGGTTTAGAGCAGGCAAAAGCCAATCTAACAATAAAACCACCAATTAAATCATGGAGCGCAAAGCTCGATTCAGCGTTACAGTTATCGAAGAGAAAAGAGACCATAGGCATCCCTATTGGCCCTGCATCTTCGAGTATCGCAGTGGAAATCATTCTAGCAAGTGTTGACAAGAATCTTCGTGAAGACTTCAATTTTGTTCGCTACATTGACGATTATACTGCTTTTTGTTCATCACATGATGAAGCTCAAAGATTCATCCAGTCTTTAGACAAAGAGATCAGCAAATTCCGCCTTACACTGAGCCTATCAAAAACATCTATCGTGGAATTGCCAGAACCATTGGAAGACAACTGGATTGCACAATTGATGACATCTTTTCCTATTATGGAGCTGGAGAAGGAGAAACTCACAATTCCAAATACGAGAGATGCTATTCGCTTTCTCGATTATGCGGTACAGCTCAATAACCGGACACCAGACGCAAGCGTTATCAAATACGCAACATCAGCTGTAGCTCATCGAGTTACCGGGCACACCGCCTACAGAGTTTTTCAATATATTCTTAGTCTATGCTGGCACTACCCTGTTTTACTCCCATACCTTGAGAAGATAGACTTAGAGATAACTGAATTCATTACTGACGACATTATCGAAAAGCTAAACGCCATCATCAAAGTCAATGCTGCACATCGTCGCTCTGATGGCATTTGCTGGTGCCTATACTATTTAGAAAGATTAGAAAGCAGCCCATCAGACGAATCTGCAGATGAGATCATCAAATGCAGGGATAGCGTATCTATAACCATGCTTAGCCGATTCGATGAGCACATTGAAAAAGTTAAGCTCTATGCAAATGAACTCATCAGCAAGCACATCTATGAAAGAGACCAAAACTGGCTCTTGCTATACCAGCTTTATTACCTCGGAATGGTAGCTAACGCTTATCCTGATGAGAATACATTTGAACTCCTAAAATTTCACGAGGTTGACTTCTTCTCTAACACAGAAGAAAGCAAAGCCGAAAATTACTGCCAAATCGCTTATCATCCTTTTGCAGACTTAGAAAACATTGTGCCATATACAGAATGGTTGAAAACTTTATAA
- a CDS encoding SOS response-associated peptidase, producing the protein MCGRFTQYRTVDEYAKALQLGLLDGDWAKHLLERYNVAPQSRVTLFHQDALSIYALHVRWGYAPHWADGKRPPAINARIETASTSRFWGAIWKKGRVLVPSDGWYEWKKHPTDKKLKQPYLIRLKSREPMFFAAIAELPSPEHEGGGFALITAASEEGMVDIHDRRPVVLRPDVAREWLQPGLLSEHAEDLLRHHDTPADEFEWFAVDKSVGNNRNNGAELILPKTLIF; encoded by the coding sequence ATGTGTGGACGATTCACGCAGTACCGAACCGTTGATGAGTACGCAAAGGCTCTACAGCTGGGCCTGCTTGATGGGGATTGGGCAAAACACCTCCTGGAGCGCTACAACGTGGCTCCACAAAGCCGGGTGACGCTGTTTCATCAAGACGCATTGAGTATCTATGCCCTGCACGTTCGCTGGGGCTACGCGCCGCATTGGGCAGACGGCAAGCGTCCACCGGCTATCAACGCACGAATCGAGACGGCCAGCACGAGCAGATTTTGGGGTGCGATCTGGAAGAAAGGCCGGGTGTTGGTTCCGTCGGATGGCTGGTACGAATGGAAGAAACACCCAACCGACAAGAAATTGAAACAGCCCTACCTTATCCGGCTGAAAAGCCGCGAACCTATGTTCTTCGCGGCCATAGCTGAGCTGCCATCACCTGAGCACGAAGGCGGCGGATTTGCCCTGATCACAGCAGCGAGCGAGGAAGGGATGGTGGACATTCACGACCGCCGCCCGGTTGTCCTTCGACCCGATGTTGCTAGGGAATGGCTGCAGCCTGGACTACTGTCAGAGCATGCCGAGGATTTGCTAAGACACCACGACACGCCGGCAGATGAATTTGAGTGGTTCGCCGTGGATAAATCAGTAGGTAATAATCGAAACAACGGGGCCGAGTTGATTTTACCGAAAACTCTAATATTCTAA
- a CDS encoding LexA family protein encodes MGNATFLGPVGSSGVELPFFSFRVPAGFESPANDHLESRISLDELLDIDAPQTYLVRADGESMTGVGIFDGDLLVVNRALDPAPGEVVIAAINGEPLVKTFAREGDQLVLRSANPKYPPRYVLEGDELMIWGVVISSIRKHRCYG; translated from the coding sequence ATGGGCAATGCAACCTTCCTCGGCCCAGTGGGCAGCTCCGGTGTTGAGCTGCCCTTTTTTTCTTTCCGTGTTCCTGCAGGCTTCGAAAGCCCTGCCAATGACCACCTCGAAAGCCGAATCTCGCTTGATGAGCTGCTAGACATTGATGCCCCGCAAACCTATCTCGTGCGTGCTGATGGGGAGAGCATGACGGGAGTCGGCATATTCGACGGAGACCTATTGGTGGTGAATCGAGCACTTGATCCAGCTCCTGGGGAGGTGGTGATTGCCGCAATCAATGGTGAGCCGCTGGTGAAGACTTTTGCTCGTGAAGGCGATCAGTTGGTGCTGCGTTCAGCGAACCCAAAATACCCACCGCGTTACGTTCTGGAGGGCGATGAGCTGATGATTTGGGGCGTTGTGATCAGCAGCATTCGGAAGCATCGCTGCTATGGCTGA
- a CDS encoding ATP-dependent nuclease has product MLTHIELQAGTSPGKPALKIALAPVTVFVGPNNSGKSRALIEIEKFISTAQSSEGEVIKKIDFLAWERSKFEEELKKFLVRPVSGEMVNADNILVGKLNPQDGSAVRMQLNREALLSDATSPNSRPRYHYAGYLSLFTLRLDGRSRLSLIDDKPAGDLLSEAPNHLAKLFVDETARLSVRRIVKEAFGKYLVVDPTNIGFLRLRLSSRAPEDNREEQGWDDRSRKFHSEATPLSGASDGVKAFVGMLTTLIAGEPYITLIDEPEAFLHPTLSSRLGKEVTNALTGTNKRLFVATHSSNFLMGCVQGGAAINIVRVTYDGHTSTARLLSQERLLPLMRNPLLRSIGVLDALFYNAVIVAEADADRAFYQEINERLLQAGDPRGIEGCLFLNAQNKQTVWDIVHPLRELGIPAAGIVDIDVLKEGGRSGPSL; this is encoded by the coding sequence ATGCTTACGCACATCGAGCTTCAGGCAGGAACAAGCCCCGGTAAACCTGCTTTAAAAATTGCACTCGCACCTGTAACGGTTTTTGTTGGCCCTAACAACAGTGGTAAGTCACGTGCTCTTATTGAAATCGAAAAATTCATAAGTACGGCTCAATCGTCTGAAGGGGAAGTAATAAAAAAAATCGACTTTCTCGCCTGGGAGCGTAGTAAGTTTGAGGAAGAGCTGAAAAAATTCTTAGTGCGGCCGGTTAGTGGGGAGATGGTCAACGCAGATAATATTCTGGTTGGGAAATTAAACCCTCAAGATGGCTCTGCCGTTCGAATGCAGCTGAATAGGGAGGCTCTGCTGTCTGACGCGACGAGTCCTAATTCTCGCCCAAGATATCATTATGCGGGCTATCTTTCTCTTTTCACGTTGCGTCTTGATGGGCGAAGCAGACTATCTCTGATAGACGATAAGCCAGCTGGTGATTTGCTTAGTGAGGCTCCCAATCATCTTGCAAAGCTTTTTGTAGATGAGACGGCTCGATTGTCCGTTAGAAGAATCGTTAAAGAAGCTTTTGGCAAGTATCTTGTAGTAGATCCAACGAATATTGGGTTTCTTCGGCTTCGGCTATCCTCACGTGCCCCAGAAGACAACAGAGAGGAGCAAGGTTGGGATGATCGCTCGCGGAAATTCCATTCCGAGGCAACACCTCTTTCGGGAGCAAGTGATGGTGTTAAAGCTTTTGTTGGAATGCTAACAACTCTAATTGCAGGTGAGCCTTATATAACTCTTATTGATGAGCCAGAAGCTTTTCTACACCCCACTCTTTCTTCAAGACTTGGCAAAGAGGTTACTAACGCGTTAACTGGAACTAACAAGAGGCTATTCGTTGCAACACATAGCTCAAATTTCCTTATGGGATGTGTTCAAGGTGGTGCGGCTATTAATATCGTGCGTGTAACGTATGATGGGCATACTTCAACCGCCAGGCTACTCAGCCAAGAAAGATTGCTCCCACTAATGCGGAATCCACTCCTCCGCTCAATCGGAGTTCTTGATGCATTATTCTACAATGCTGTCATAGTGGCTGAGGCTGATGCTGATCGTGCGTTTTATCAAGAAATAAATGAGCGATTGCTTCAGGCGGGTGATCCAAGAGGTATAGAAGGCTGCTTGTTTTTGAATGCGCAAAATAAACAAACTGTTTGGGATATAGTCCATCCCTTGAGAGAGCTGGGAATTCCAGCAGCAGGCATAGTTGATATAGACGTACTTAAAGAAGGGGGGCGGTCTGGGCCAAGCCTATGA
- a CDS encoding recombinase family protein has protein sequence MAQVAYIRVSSVDQNTARQLDGLQFDKVFTDKVSGATTDRPQLQAMLGYVREGDTINVHSIDRLARSLADLLGMVESLTAKGIAVRFHKEQLHFTGEASPMQKLMLSMMGSFAEFERSMIKERQAEGIAGAKARGVYKGRTKTIDDDSIRAEVTAGLSFRKTAEKLGVSLSTVQRAMRPA, from the coding sequence ATGGCTCAGGTTGCGTACATTCGCGTTAGCTCGGTTGACCAGAACACAGCCCGTCAGCTCGATGGCCTGCAATTCGACAAGGTGTTCACTGACAAGGTATCGGGAGCCACCACGGATCGCCCCCAGCTCCAGGCCATGCTTGGATACGTGCGAGAAGGTGACACGATCAATGTTCACAGCATCGACCGGCTAGCCCGCTCCCTGGCCGACCTTCTGGGTATGGTCGAATCCCTCACCGCAAAGGGTATCGCTGTGCGCTTCCACAAGGAGCAATTGCACTTCACTGGTGAAGCCAGCCCAATGCAGAAACTGATGCTTTCGATGATGGGTAGTTTTGCTGAGTTTGAGCGTTCGATGATCAAGGAGCGTCAAGCGGAAGGTATTGCAGGTGCCAAGGCCAGAGGGGTCTACAAGGGACGTACAAAGACGATTGATGATGATTCGATTCGTGCAGAGGTTACTGCTGGCTTGTCATTCCGCAAGACAGCAGAGAAACTTGGCGTCTCCCTCTCGACAGTGCAACGAGCTATGCGCCCTGCCTGA
- a CDS encoding tape measure protein, whose translation MDNINRKMRELEKQATRLERKLGMAPKGSANVQKQLQQQQRLTQAQFQQMLKTSKLQLSVDQQQAKLQSLQAKAGTQQARQSQAEHRASLGRLKTEQAAQAFSLRQEQGRLKLQQEQLRTSAAASRLEATKARTQAASDRARITALRLEERINKRLPGSMRSPAGRSPTSTPSHSIWRSAGGRGFGSSLGQVASAGLGGGIGASIPGLGMFSGALHPAAIAIGALGTAAVLAQAKLNEFAKTDVAAGDTRAVERANLRVLTGGDAALAAQQEQALNKFVDDLGLLRSAIAKPYVMSAVNLTDAGLQRDQSVSLIQGIMKFARGTGTTEDDMAGALRAIGQAFSKGQLYAEEWKGQFAERIGGADKLGVQAWAAVTKSGLTGEKAKGDFAKNMSDGKITGQLMNKFFITLGQMMDDKSNLEGRLDLISQSAQSSANRITNMQAERSIRTSEFNDGALKQSSVELYQAKERLQVSLEKLIPGFSTLESASLRLETRFVDGSTRMVLWIEKLQSKINELTGDPKAIQYLDQLGAKFDQFVTHIEPLLELLTDVVTFMGSVALDKLADNFETLAERLDTAWTALEPILGEVPDAFDFLVTQLRTIIDKFFGAIGLGDRWRKHLEQRDQEDTGLSTEARIPFLDRPSPLIPTISPRMLERLATNPAQAMQQLIDSSTTNTNNVTTNQFNVAVTASGANAEEIADQLTDRFQKMAVEASRYQFDKTVAITKVNLLETKR comes from the coding sequence ATGGATAACATCAACCGTAAAATGCGAGAACTGGAGAAACAAGCTACACGCTTGGAGCGTAAGCTAGGCATGGCGCCTAAAGGCTCAGCCAACGTTCAAAAGCAACTGCAACAACAACAGCGACTAACACAAGCCCAGTTTCAACAGATGCTGAAAACTTCGAAGCTCCAACTGTCTGTCGATCAGCAGCAGGCGAAGCTTCAAAGCCTTCAGGCCAAAGCTGGAACACAGCAGGCCCGACAATCACAAGCTGAACATCGTGCAAGCCTGGGTAGGTTGAAAACCGAACAAGCAGCCCAGGCATTCAGCCTTCGACAAGAGCAGGGTCGTTTAAAGCTCCAGCAAGAGCAGTTGCGTACCAGTGCAGCAGCAAGCCGCCTTGAAGCCACCAAAGCACGCACACAGGCTGCTTCTGATCGTGCACGTATCACGGCATTACGCCTTGAAGAACGCATCAACAAGCGCCTCCCTGGCTCGATGCGAAGTCCTGCTGGCCGTTCCCCCACTTCTACTCCGTCCCATAGCATCTGGCGTAGTGCTGGGGGTCGTGGTTTCGGTAGTTCGCTCGGTCAGGTTGCAAGTGCTGGCCTTGGTGGTGGTATTGGTGCCTCGATTCCTGGCCTTGGCATGTTTAGTGGTGCTCTGCATCCTGCTGCAATCGCCATAGGTGCCTTGGGTACAGCCGCAGTGCTTGCCCAAGCGAAGCTCAATGAGTTTGCCAAGACAGACGTAGCCGCAGGCGATACAAGAGCTGTAGAGCGTGCCAACCTGCGTGTTTTGACTGGTGGTGATGCTGCCCTAGCAGCTCAGCAGGAACAGGCCCTAAACAAGTTCGTTGATGACCTGGGCTTGCTTCGTAGTGCCATCGCCAAGCCATACGTCATGAGCGCTGTGAACCTCACAGATGCTGGCCTGCAACGCGATCAATCAGTGTCTCTCATCCAAGGCATCATGAAGTTTGCCCGTGGTACAGGGACGACAGAAGACGACATGGCAGGTGCCCTGCGTGCTATTGGACAAGCCTTCTCGAAAGGCCAGCTCTACGCAGAGGAATGGAAGGGTCAGTTTGCTGAACGTATCGGTGGTGCTGACAAGCTGGGCGTACAGGCATGGGCAGCGGTAACGAAGTCCGGCTTGACAGGTGAGAAAGCCAAGGGTGATTTCGCTAAGAACATGAGTGACGGCAAGATCACCGGCCAGTTGATGAACAAATTCTTCATCACGCTCGGTCAGATGATGGACGACAAGTCCAACCTCGAAGGTCGTCTTGACCTCATCTCACAGAGTGCTCAGTCATCCGCCAACCGCATCACCAACATGCAAGCGGAACGTAGCATCAGAACATCTGAATTCAATGATGGCGCCCTCAAGCAATCCTCTGTCGAGCTTTACCAAGCTAAAGAACGTCTTCAGGTTTCGCTTGAAAAATTGATCCCAGGATTCTCAACGCTGGAATCTGCAAGCTTGAGACTGGAAACCCGTTTCGTCGATGGCAGTACGCGCATGGTGCTGTGGATCGAGAAGCTGCAATCCAAGATCAACGAGCTTACCGGCGATCCAAAAGCCATCCAATACCTCGACCAGCTTGGTGCCAAGTTCGATCAGTTCGTCACACACATCGAGCCGTTGCTTGAGCTGCTAACAGACGTTGTGACGTTCATGGGTAGCGTTGCCCTGGACAAGCTAGCTGACAATTTCGAAACGCTCGCAGAGCGCCTAGATACAGCATGGACAGCGCTTGAACCGATCCTTGGCGAAGTGCCAGACGCATTCGACTTCCTTGTCACTCAGCTCAGAACCATCATCGATAAATTCTTTGGTGCCATTGGCCTTGGTGACCGCTGGCGGAAGCATCTGGAGCAACGCGATCAGGAAGACACAGGGCTTTCCACAGAAGCCCGTATCCCGTTCCTTGATCGTCCATCGCCGCTGATACCGACAATCAGCCCTCGCATGCTGGAACGGTTAGCTACGAACCCAGCCCAGGCCATGCAGCAGTTGATCGACTCCAGCACGACGAACACCAACAACGTCACAACCAACCAGTTCAACGTTGCGGTTACCGCGTCAGGTGCCAATGCTGAGGAGATCGCTGACCAATTGACGGATCGCTTTCAAAAGATGGCGGTAGAGGCCTCGCGCTATCAGTTCGATAAGACCGTGGCCATCACGAAGGTCAACTTGTTGGAAACCAAGCGATGA
- a CDS encoding DUF6538 domain-containing protein: MPSASKHLVLRVSTWHCRIDIPADLRPAFGNRRILSQSLKTGDKRLANDLASVQIGQWKSEFRRLREERIRQGDRWQEGLAQKAKEHLEKADAEILRAVRGTLIPANRPTPTIESVKRDQEALHSAYQSLYDDVSRMEQELGIPGLLDEVYSLLNDETLPTPTKFQRFSEIQQRVLAHSAKAKNLLPASGLAEALQIAAKPETYSPKSPISASAQSRFATHLAEQNANARTNDVYLSNINRFSRWLTTNGKELVFDHVAEYLNSVSKVRQTRLGHLAALRKFHKWAVRYDQYYREQQAAKQSPFENHEHPRVGASAGKSWVAYTQQEAERLHAAAMAKGDADLADLIAFACFTGCRIEELGRIRVDTTIFDADGTPTGFKVDQSKTPSGVREVPLHPRLIPIYQKRLKHPLGATRALFPGNDETKHGLRISALSQRFTKLKRSVGFGDQHVFHSFRKCTATLLQQAGVTPLTIPFLLGHDVGNVTFDVYSAGPSFEQKREAIATLKFSFQI, from the coding sequence ATGCCATCAGCCTCCAAACACCTTGTGCTCCGTGTCTCAACATGGCATTGCCGAATCGACATTCCTGCTGACCTACGCCCCGCATTTGGTAATCGACGCATCCTCAGCCAGAGCTTGAAGACAGGCGACAAGCGCCTAGCTAATGATTTGGCGTCCGTGCAGATTGGACAATGGAAATCCGAATTTCGTCGACTTAGGGAAGAGAGAATTCGACAGGGAGACCGGTGGCAAGAAGGTCTCGCCCAAAAGGCCAAAGAGCATCTTGAAAAAGCAGATGCCGAGATTCTTCGAGCAGTGCGGGGAACGCTGATCCCAGCTAATCGCCCTACACCCACTATCGAAAGCGTGAAGCGCGATCAGGAGGCTTTGCATAGTGCCTACCAATCGCTCTATGACGACGTCTCTCGCATGGAGCAGGAACTAGGTATTCCTGGCCTGCTTGATGAGGTTTATTCGTTGCTGAATGACGAAACTCTACCAACACCCACGAAATTCCAGCGCTTCAGTGAGATTCAGCAACGTGTACTTGCTCATAGCGCTAAAGCTAAGAATCTGCTGCCCGCCTCTGGCTTGGCAGAAGCCTTGCAAATCGCCGCAAAACCGGAGACATACAGCCCCAAGTCGCCGATCAGTGCCAGCGCTCAGTCTCGATTCGCCACGCACCTTGCCGAGCAGAACGCCAATGCTCGCACCAACGATGTGTACCTGAGCAACATCAATCGTTTCTCAAGGTGGCTTACAACGAACGGCAAGGAGCTTGTTTTTGACCATGTGGCGGAATATCTCAACTCCGTCTCCAAGGTTCGCCAAACGCGGCTAGGTCATCTGGCAGCCCTACGAAAATTCCATAAATGGGCTGTACGTTACGACCAGTACTACCGAGAGCAGCAAGCAGCGAAGCAAAGCCCCTTTGAGAATCACGAACACCCTAGAGTCGGTGCCAGCGCTGGCAAAAGTTGGGTAGCGTACACACAGCAGGAAGCTGAACGCCTACACGCTGCAGCCATGGCGAAAGGTGATGCAGATTTGGCCGATTTAATTGCCTTCGCTTGCTTCACTGGGTGCCGTATCGAGGAGCTTGGCCGAATCCGTGTTGATACCACTATCTTCGACGCTGACGGCACGCCGACAGGGTTCAAGGTCGATCAGTCTAAAACCCCTTCAGGCGTCCGAGAGGTGCCGCTTCACCCTCGGTTGATACCGATCTATCAGAAGCGCCTCAAACACCCGCTAGGAGCCACAAGGGCGCTCTTCCCAGGCAATGACGAGACAAAGCACGGTCTCCGCATCAGCGCCTTGTCGCAACGGTTTACGAAGCTCAAACGTTCAGTAGGCTTTGGCGATCAACACGTCTTCCACAGTTTCAGAAAGTGCACGGCCACCCTGCTTCAACAGGCTGGGGTCACTCCACTGACAATCCCTTTCTTGCTGGGGCACGACGTGGGGAACGTTACATTTGACGTGTATTCAGCAGGGCCATCGTTTGAGCAGAAGCGAGAGGCCATAGCCACCCTGAAATTCAGTTTTCAAATATGA
- a CDS encoding Nif3-like dinuclear metal center hexameric protein translates to MYKFCFYVPESHLENVKSAVFAAGAGRVGDYEQCCWQTLGRGQFRPLENSTPFIGQSGELATLAEWKVELVVADELIHNAVKAMKKSHPYEMPAFEVWRLSDLQF, encoded by the coding sequence ATGTATAAATTTTGTTTCTACGTTCCTGAGAGTCATCTGGAAAATGTGAAGTCGGCCGTGTTCGCGGCTGGTGCCGGGCGCGTTGGCGATTATGAGCAATGCTGCTGGCAAACCTTGGGTCGCGGACAGTTTCGCCCTCTGGAAAACAGCACGCCGTTCATTGGTCAGAGCGGTGAGCTGGCAACGCTCGCGGAGTGGAAGGTCGAACTGGTAGTCGCCGATGAGCTGATCCACAACGCGGTCAAGGCCATGAAGAAAAGCCATCCCTACGAGATGCCCGCTTTCGAGGTGTGGCGTTTGTCCGATTTGCAGTTCTGA
- the tatC gene encoding twin-arginine translocase subunit TatC: MSSMPLTAHLGELRKRLVRCLLVILLAFLGLFPFAQTLYTLISEPLRRYLPEGASMIATSVTSPFLAPFKLTMMVAVFISMPVLLHQAWGFVAPGLYRRERRIAVPLLVSSILLFYAGMAFAFFAVFPMMFGFFASVTPDGVEMMTDIALYLDFILALFLAFGLAFEIPVATFIIVWAGLTDVDTLRRSRPYVIVGCFVVGMLLTPPDVFSQTMLAVPMWLLFEVGLLACGSIQRRPEQESEQELAVTE; the protein is encoded by the coding sequence ATGAGCAGCATGCCGTTGACCGCCCACCTGGGCGAACTGCGCAAGCGGCTGGTGCGCTGCCTACTGGTTATTCTGCTGGCGTTCCTGGGCCTGTTTCCCTTCGCGCAGACGCTCTACACGCTGATCTCCGAACCGCTGCGCCGCTACCTTCCCGAAGGCGCGAGCATGATCGCCACCAGCGTGACGTCCCCCTTCCTGGCGCCATTCAAACTGACCATGATGGTCGCCGTATTCATCTCCATGCCCGTGCTGCTGCATCAGGCCTGGGGGTTCGTGGCCCCGGGTCTGTATCGCCGCGAGCGGCGCATCGCGGTGCCTCTGCTGGTCTCGAGCATTCTGCTGTTCTATGCAGGCATGGCCTTCGCCTTCTTCGCGGTGTTCCCGATGATGTTTGGCTTCTTCGCCAGCGTCACGCCGGACGGCGTGGAAATGATGACCGATATCGCCCTGTACCTGGACTTCATCCTGGCGCTGTTCCTGGCATTCGGATTGGCCTTCGAAATTCCGGTGGCCACCTTCATCATCGTCTGGGCCGGGCTGACGGATGTCGACACGCTGCGCCGTAGCCGGCCTTACGTGATCGTCGGCTGCTTCGTGGTGGGCATGTTGCTGACGCCACCCGACGTATTCTCGCAAACCATGTTGGCGGTGCCGATGTGGCTGCTGTTCGAAGTCGGCCTGCTCGCCTGTGGCAGCATCCAACGCCGGCCGGAACAGGAAAGCGAACAGGAACTGGCAGTCACTGAATAA